The Flavobacteriaceae bacterium 3519-10 genome includes a window with the following:
- a CDS encoding UspA, which translates to MSPTILKTLLVPTGFSAKCENALRLAAEMAQRHDAKIILFHVVPLQYLIDRTGRQIIGGDTTQITIEQAAEKLLSYKEALVANHPGLQIETHVKTGMLPDVVNDLTVSASADLVILGTSGEQKWKQMILGSYSYDILRDAPCPVLLVPQLFEKRAFCNILFPVRVTDYLELKLELAVAIAERNHAHINLYGVCDADNLEEIRERFKVAEAGFKDKVRSFRSELVLTDDKAEAISHESNEKDCDLVILSHKDEFVWKSVLLENFFRKIINGTDAALLFVKPRLIGTTEIQDGGTSYDITMPVPG; encoded by the coding sequence ATGTCCCCAACCATCCTTAAAACACTGCTCGTACCCACTGGCTTTTCCGCTAAATGTGAAAATGCACTCCGTCTTGCGGCAGAGATGGCACAACGGCATGACGCCAAGATCATTTTATTCCATGTAGTGCCGCTACAGTACCTGATCGACAGAACTGGCAGACAGATTATTGGTGGTGACACCACGCAGATTACCATAGAGCAGGCAGCTGAGAAACTGCTGTCTTATAAGGAAGCACTCGTGGCCAATCACCCCGGACTTCAGATTGAAACCCATGTAAAGACGGGTATGCTGCCTGACGTGGTGAATGACCTGACCGTTTCCGCCAGTGCGGACCTGGTGATCCTCGGCACCTCTGGCGAACAAAAGTGGAAGCAGATGATTCTGGGCTCTTACTCCTATGATATCCTCCGTGACGCACCTTGTCCGGTACTGCTCGTTCCGCAGCTTTTTGAAAAGCGTGCCTTTTGTAATATCCTCTTTCCGGTGCGGGTAACTGATTATCTGGAGCTTAAACTGGAGCTTGCCGTGGCCATTGCCGAACGGAACCATGCGCATATCAATCTGTATGGTGTCTGCGACGCAGATAATCTTGAAGAAATCAGGGAAAGGTTTAAAGTTGCCGAGGCAGGTTTTAAAGATAAAGTTAGGAGTTTCCGGTCTGAGCTTGTGCTCACCGACGACAAAGCGGAAGCCATTTCGCATGAATCAAACGAAAAGGACTGCGATCTTGTGATCCTCAGCCATAAGGATGAGTTCGTGTGGAAGTCGGTGTTGCTCGAAAACTTCTTCAGAAAAATAATTAACGGTACCGACGCGGCATTACTCTTCGTAAAGCCCAGATTAATAGGCACTACTGAAATACAGGACGGTGGCACATCATACGATATCACGATGCCGGTTCCGGGTTAA
- a CDS encoding Transcriptional regulator, whose protein sequence is MRYIYLVILLSGTLQAQLSSKETMGSAEKKSIELATQAIELFKKNDLKKSTELLFEAKEIAETTRNYELTAKIYGSIAHQYIQLKLNDKAKEYLQKAITEVNKLPENDTKITLKGLSYLDLGNIFFDEKKYEAANSNYKRSLKQFQLLSRPEPSVYHYRRSLYNIGRSFSFMKKNDSAEFYLNKALAVKDLKNRELKLYIYNALAQVYSDRGFTQRAVDSLKVALLDPQLQDAELKTEIYNNLAKNYRLQGNYKEYFAYNEKYINATESVKEKELSAINTAINAEQKDFRSVISRADQNYRRILSISAVLAIIFIGAIIYLILKRKREIKAFELMTSKLTALPSETTEKKIPSQPKDKTDYIPSPVETEILSRLEKFEASDKYINPKLNIANLAVQLATNTSYLSDVINKYKGKNFNTYINGLRIRYICDKIYNNPDYQKYKISYLAEECGFTSHSAFTTVFKNTTGISPSIFLREAAKKRTAN, encoded by the coding sequence ATGAGATACATATATTTAGTAATACTGTTATCCGGCACATTGCAGGCGCAGCTTTCGTCAAAAGAAACAATGGGGTCTGCGGAAAAGAAAAGCATCGAACTGGCCACGCAGGCTATTGAACTGTTTAAAAAGAATGACCTTAAAAAATCCACCGAACTTCTGTTTGAAGCAAAAGAAATCGCCGAAACAACCCGGAATTATGAACTGACCGCCAAAATCTATGGCTCCATTGCGCACCAGTACATACAGCTCAAACTTAATGATAAAGCCAAAGAATACCTGCAAAAAGCAATTACTGAGGTAAATAAACTACCGGAAAACGATACTAAAATCACCCTCAAAGGTTTATCCTATCTGGATCTCGGCAATATTTTTTTCGACGAAAAAAAGTATGAGGCAGCCAATAGCAATTACAAAAGATCTTTAAAGCAGTTTCAGTTATTATCCAGGCCGGAACCTTCGGTTTACCACTATCGGCGATCGCTGTATAATATTGGCAGGTCTTTCAGTTTTATGAAGAAGAACGACTCAGCGGAATTTTATCTTAATAAAGCCCTGGCAGTAAAAGACCTCAAAAACAGGGAGCTTAAACTTTATATCTATAACGCTTTGGCTCAGGTTTATTCGGACAGAGGTTTTACTCAAAGAGCGGTCGATTCGTTGAAAGTAGCGCTGCTAGATCCCCAATTACAGGATGCAGAACTGAAAACTGAGATCTACAACAATCTTGCAAAAAACTATAGACTGCAGGGAAATTATAAGGAGTATTTCGCATACAACGAAAAGTATATCAACGCAACCGAATCAGTTAAAGAAAAGGAACTCAGTGCCATTAATACTGCCATTAATGCAGAACAGAAAGATTTCCGGTCGGTTATTTCCAGGGCTGACCAAAATTACAGACGGATACTTTCTATAAGTGCTGTTTTGGCCATTATTTTTATAGGTGCAATAATTTATTTAATCCTCAAAAGAAAACGCGAAATAAAGGCTTTTGAACTGATGACCTCAAAACTTACAGCGCTTCCATCAGAGACAACAGAGAAAAAAATACCCTCGCAGCCAAAAGACAAAACGGATTATATACCGTCACCGGTCGAAACAGAGATTCTCAGCCGCCTCGAGAAATTCGAAGCTTCAGATAAATACATAAATCCTAAACTTAATATTGCCAATCTCGCCGTTCAGCTCGCTACAAATACCAGTTATCTTTCAGATGTCATCAATAAATACAAGGGCAAAAACTTTAACACCTATATCAACGGTCTGCGCATCAGGTATATATGCGATAAGATTTACAACAATCCCGATTACCAAAAGTATAAAATAAGCTATCTCGCTGAAGAATGTGGCTTTACTTCTCACAGTGCTTTTACAACCGTATTCAAAAATACAACGGGCATTTCACCTTCGATTTTCCTGCGCGAAGCCGCAAAAAAACGCACCGCAAATTAG
- a CDS encoding transcriptional regulator, AraC family — translation MPDTSTSYRAVTVTNLNMPTPFGGEFAVLCAEKLNTVLAAEKSFKSKFYLLITVKSGTGTLSLDNTAYEIKGGRVFYINYNQIFSFSADTDFEGKLLFFTRSFYNMIYTGNTKIKNDTAFSGLPTYLDFKKNDFTGFMLGIADIHNETSKNALRSKEIVCLLLKVAMLKYIQKSGNAQHADFRTDRKVSYVEDFASLVDANFKELKRTSDYAAKLSITPNYLNAVVKERLDISAERYIQNRVILEAERLLLNTHLSVTEISYELGFSDKSHFGKYFRKIAGETPNRFRKKAGAAEIE, via the coding sequence ATGCCTGATACTTCCACATCCTATAGAGCTGTAACGGTAACGAACCTCAATATGCCGACCCCTTTCGGCGGTGAATTTGCTGTGCTTTGCGCGGAAAAGCTTAATACCGTTTTGGCGGCGGAAAAATCCTTTAAAAGCAAATTCTATCTGCTGATCACGGTAAAATCGGGTACGGGAACCTTATCGCTTGACAATACCGCATACGAAATAAAGGGTGGCCGTGTATTTTATATCAATTATAACCAGATCTTCAGCTTTTCTGCCGATACCGATTTTGAGGGTAAACTGCTTTTCTTTACGCGCTCATTTTACAATATGATCTATACCGGCAATACGAAAATAAAGAACGACACTGCATTTTCGGGTCTGCCGACTTACCTGGATTTTAAAAAGAATGATTTTACCGGTTTTATGCTGGGGATTGCGGATATACATAATGAAACCTCTAAAAACGCGCTGCGCAGCAAAGAGATCGTGTGTCTTTTGCTGAAGGTTGCGATGTTGAAGTACATTCAGAAAAGCGGTAACGCACAGCATGCTGATTTCAGAACGGACCGGAAGGTTTCTTATGTGGAAGACTTTGCCAGTCTTGTTGATGCAAATTTCAAGGAACTCAAAAGAACTTCGGATTATGCCGCGAAACTCAGTATCACCCCGAATTATCTGAATGCGGTGGTAAAGGAAAGGCTGGATATATCTGCCGAACGTTACATACAGAACCGAGTAATTCTTGAGGCCGAAAGACTGCTGCTGAACACCCACCTTTCTGTAACTGAAATCTCCTATGAACTGGGATTTTCGGATAAATCGCACTTTGGAAAGTACTTCAGAAAGATCGCAGGCGAAACGCCGAACCGCTTCAGAAAGAAAGCCGGAGCAGCTGAAATAGAGTAG
- a CDS encoding amino acid racemase: MSYITLNSAKLTHNFTFLDRLFAAHHIDWAIVGKLLCGNEQFLRVLLKISDTEICDSRLSNLQVIKKISPQTTTIYIKPPAKRLVKDIVEFADVSFNTEIQTLAALSDEAVRQDKVHRVVLMVEMGELREGIMVQNMVRFYAQVSEMPNLEVVGLGTNLNCLNGILPDREKLIALKQCKEVLEEKFGHRIPFISGGSSVTVPLIFRGEVPPGINHFRVGETLFFGTDVYGDTLISGMYSDVFTLTAEIIELREKPKLPSGLAGTNLTGEKPVYPDEDRDRTSVRAIVDIGLLDIDHKNIAPILPGISIIGASSDMLILDLDTNSAGYKVGDTIEFRMNYMAVLRAMNSDYVDKNVVSRIAAPDLRILQNMN; this comes from the coding sequence ATGTCTTATATAACGCTTAATTCCGCAAAACTAACCCATAATTTCACGTTTCTTGACCGTCTTTTCGCTGCCCACCACATCGATTGGGCTATTGTAGGCAAACTGTTGTGCGGTAACGAGCAGTTTCTGCGTGTGCTGCTGAAAATCTCGGACACCGAAATATGTGATTCGAGACTGAGCAACCTGCAGGTCATCAAGAAAATCTCACCTCAGACCACCACGATTTACATCAAGCCACCGGCAAAACGCCTGGTAAAGGATATTGTTGAATTTGCTGATGTAAGTTTCAATACAGAAATCCAGACCCTGGCCGCGCTGTCGGATGAAGCGGTGAGACAGGATAAAGTGCACAGGGTGGTGCTGATGGTGGAAATGGGCGAGCTGCGCGAGGGGATCATGGTTCAGAACATGGTGAGGTTCTACGCTCAGGTTTCGGAAATGCCCAATCTTGAAGTGGTGGGCCTCGGCACAAACCTCAACTGTCTTAACGGTATCCTGCCGGACCGGGAAAAACTCATCGCGCTTAAACAGTGTAAAGAGGTTTTGGAAGAGAAGTTCGGGCACAGAATCCCTTTCATCTCGGGTGGTTCGTCAGTTACGGTTCCGCTGATTTTCCGTGGCGAGGTGCCTCCCGGCATCAATCATTTCCGGGTGGGAGAGACACTTTTTTTCGGAACCGATGTGTACGGCGACACGCTGATCAGTGGGATGTACAGTGATGTTTTCACACTTACTGCAGAAATCATCGAGTTGCGCGAAAAACCAAAATTGCCTTCGGGACTCGCGGGCACCAACCTTACCGGAGAAAAACCCGTGTATCCAGACGAAGACCGCGACCGGACTTCGGTTCGCGCAATCGTCGACATCGGATTGCTGGATATCGACCACAAAAACATCGCCCCGATTCTGCCGGGGATCTCAATAATTGGCGCAAGTTCTGATATGCTGATCCTCGACCTCGATACAAACAGCGCAGGCTATAAAGTGGGTGATACCATAGAATTCCGGATGAACTATATGGCGGTGCTCCGCGCAATGAATTCCGATTATGTCGATAAAAACGTCGTGTCCCGAATAGCGGCACCTGACCTCAGAATCCTGCAGAATATGAACTGA